In one Silene latifolia isolate original U9 population chromosome 10, ASM4854445v1, whole genome shotgun sequence genomic region, the following are encoded:
- the LOC141609439 gene encoding uncharacterized protein LOC141609439 isoform X1 → MQTHFTWDSNLEDDVIVQFEKTAARRLRDMVSKAMKRKKCPKWMSKELRKGIKKIRHTSEFKKRSAQASKNKKGPNKGIAHIQGSVSSRELARRHYDTHKEILTPADWFRKTHMKEDGDWVDDKAQNVWEEYKKKAGKQGSKEDNNAYLEAAGGINKDGSVYGMGSLSQFYYPLPNLKKRGKKLPPSSIVVQLEEQLETTKQELKTTQDELRATQEEWKKHKETTEKEKQAFQMTLLDMKKDMARMSEALHCSDFSINTSDFSAHG, encoded by the exons ATGCAGACCCATTTCACATGGGACTCGAACCTAGAGGATGACGTTATAGTCCAGTTTGAAAAAACAGCTGCAAGGCGCCTTAGGGACATGGTATCTAAGgcaatgaaaagaaaaaaatgccCTAAATGGATGAGCAAAGAGCTTAGAAAGGGTATCAAAAAAATAAGACATACAAGTGAATTCAAGAAGAGGTCTGCTCAAGCATCTAAAAATAAAAAGGGACCTAACAAAGGTATTGCTCATATCCAAGGATCTGTTTCAAGTCGAGAGTTGGCACGTCGTCAC TACGATACTCACAAAGAGATTCTTACACCGGCTGACTGGTTTCGCAAAACTCATATGAAAGAAGATGGAGATTGGGTGGACGATAAAGCACAAAATGTTTGG GAAGAGTATAAGAAAAAGGCTGGAAAACAAGGTAGCAAGGAagataacaatgcatacttagaAGCTGCTGGTGGCATCAACAAGGATGGCAGTGTATATGGAATGGGTAGCCTGTCTCAATTCTATTACCCACTTCCTAACTTGAAAAAAAGAGGTAAAAAATTGCCTCCTTCAAGTATTGTCGTACAACTAGAAGAACAACTCGAAACTACAAAGCAAGAACTTAAGACTACACAAGATGAACTCAGGGCTACACAAGAAGAATGGAAGAAGCATAAGGAGACTActgaaaaagaaaagcaagcatttCAAATGACTCTTTTAGATATGAAAAAGGATATGGCGCGTATGTCAGAGGCATTACATTGTAGTGACTTCTCTATCAACACTTCAGACTTTTCGGCTCATGGTTAA
- the LOC141609439 gene encoding uncharacterized protein LOC141609439 isoform X2: MVSKAMKRKKCPKWMSKELRKGIKKIRHTSEFKKRSAQASKNKKGPNKGIAHIQGSVSSRELARRHYDTHKEILTPADWFRKTHMKEDGDWVDDKAQNVWEEYKKKAGKQGSKEDNNAYLEAAGGINKDGSVYGMGSLSQFYYPLPNLKKRGKKLPPSSIVVQLEEQLETTKQELKTTQDELRATQEEWKKHKETTEKEKQAFQMTLLDMKKDMARMSEALHCSDFSINTSDFSAHG, translated from the exons ATGGTATCTAAGgcaatgaaaagaaaaaaatgccCTAAATGGATGAGCAAAGAGCTTAGAAAGGGTATCAAAAAAATAAGACATACAAGTGAATTCAAGAAGAGGTCTGCTCAAGCATCTAAAAATAAAAAGGGACCTAACAAAGGTATTGCTCATATCCAAGGATCTGTTTCAAGTCGAGAGTTGGCACGTCGTCAC TACGATACTCACAAAGAGATTCTTACACCGGCTGACTGGTTTCGCAAAACTCATATGAAAGAAGATGGAGATTGGGTGGACGATAAAGCACAAAATGTTTGG GAAGAGTATAAGAAAAAGGCTGGAAAACAAGGTAGCAAGGAagataacaatgcatacttagaAGCTGCTGGTGGCATCAACAAGGATGGCAGTGTATATGGAATGGGTAGCCTGTCTCAATTCTATTACCCACTTCCTAACTTGAAAAAAAGAGGTAAAAAATTGCCTCCTTCAAGTATTGTCGTACAACTAGAAGAACAACTCGAAACTACAAAGCAAGAACTTAAGACTACACAAGATGAACTCAGGGCTACACAAGAAGAATGGAAGAAGCATAAGGAGACTActgaaaaagaaaagcaagcatttCAAATGACTCTTTTAGATATGAAAAAGGATATGGCGCGTATGTCAGAGGCATTACATTGTAGTGACTTCTCTATCAACACTTCAGACTTTTCGGCTCATGGTTAA